From Solea senegalensis isolate Sse05_10M linkage group LG19, IFAPA_SoseM_1, whole genome shotgun sequence, the proteins below share one genomic window:
- the si:dkeyp-113d7.1 gene encoding zinc finger protein 1 homolog, with product MTDLETECLSLGLPPDCGSPPLDSSLQGDHGPDPAASAPAPTLALLASDCPTPTLSSLAAEIAEPLVMLPCVKSEPEDGDLEPIRTVDLSEIQPLSTAELGQDQIKMEISGLDYIKSEHHCHHGNHHLGPFHHSDVAELEYKSHYEPSSVFDYISQVTDTLDYIKSDHHVDFQCYYTTELSSLKSEYPESTHLHHNGLESIHMAELRTELNKLRPDAPLMDSMGKLDPEFGGGALYELQPAEDGKVEVTGGGESLVITTKTQSPTVRKPRNMQGEKPFSCTQCGKNFSTLGNLKTHQRIHTGERPYTCSQCGKSFGQAGNLKRHQLIHTGQKPYVCAHCPKGFTKADDLRSHQRLHTGERPFICVTCGKSFGQSKELKAHQLSHTGERPFCCQHCGKSFTKETSYRNHVQIHTGEKPFTCSQCGKTFSNSGVLKTHEKIHSGERPFGCTQCGKSFGRLGHLKAHQQIHTGERPYACPQCGKTFSQSGHLKAHEQIHRRERADTGSGSSSSSSSDGGSSS from the exons ATGACAGACTTGGAGACGGAGTGTTTGAGCCTCGGCCTGCCCCCTGATTGTGGCTCCCCTCCCCTGGACTCCTCCCTTCAAGGGGACCATGGCCCGGATCCGGCCGCCTCGGCCCCGGCGCCCACCCTGGCCCTCCTCGCCTCTGACTGCCCCACACCCACACTCAGCTCGCTGGCGGCGGAGATCGCGGAGCCGCTGGTGATGCTGCCGTGCGTGAAGAGCGAGCCGGAGGATGGAGACCTGGAGCCCATCAGGACCGTGGACCTGTCGGAGATCCAGCCGCTGTCCACCGCCGAGTTGGGCCAGGACCAGATCAAGATGGAGATCAGTGGCCTGGACTACATTAAGTCTGAGCATCactgtcaccatggcaaccaccACTTGGGTCCGTTTCACCATAGCGACGTCGCAGAACTGGAGTACAAGTCGCACTATGAGCCTAGCTCTGTGTTCGACTACATCTCCCAG GTGACCGACACTCTGGACTACATCAAGTCCGACCACCATGTGGATTTTCAGTGTTACTACACCACAGAGCTGAGCTCCCTGAAGTCAGAGTATCCCGAGTCCACTCACCTGCACCACAACGGCCTGGAGTCCATCCACATGGCCGAGCTCCGGACCGAGCTCAACAAGCTCCGCCCTGACGCCCCGCTCATGGACAGCATGGGTAAACTGGACCCTGAGTTTGGAGGTGGGGCTCTGTATGAGCTGCAGCCGGCTGAGGACGGGAAGGTGGAGGTGacgggaggaggagagagtctAGTCATCACGACAAAAACCCAGAGTCCGACTGTCAGGAAACCTCGCAACATGCAGGGGGAGAAGCCCTTCTCCTGCACACAGTGCGGGAAGAACTTCAGCACGCTGGGaaacttaaaaacacaccagcgtATCCACACCGGGGAGCGGCCATACACCTGCTCACAGTGCGGCAAGAGCTTCGGCCAGGCAGGGAACCTCAAGAGACACCAGCTGATCCACACGGGCCAGAAGCCGTACGTGTGCGCACACTGTCCCAAAGGCTTCACCAAGGCCGACGACCTGCGCTCACACCAGCGGCTGCACACCGGCGAGCGCCCGTTCATCTGCGTCACCTGCGGGAAGAGCTTCGGCCAGTCCAAAGAGCTGAAGGCTCATCAGCTGAGCCACACGGGCGAGCGGCCATTCTGCTGCCAGCACTGCGGCAAGAGCTTCACTAAGGAGACCAGCTACCGCAACCACGTGCAGATCCACACGGGCGAGAAGCCCTTCACCTGCTCGCAGTGTGGAAAGACTTTCAGCAACTCCGGCGTCCTCAAAACCCACGAGAAAATCCACTCTGGCGAGCGGCCGTTTGGCTGCACGCAGTGCGGGAAGAGCTTTGGCCGCCTTGGCCACCTGAAGGCACACCAGCAGATCCACACGGGCGAGCGGCCGTACGCCTGCCCACAGTGCGGCAAGACTTTCAGCCAATCGGGTCACCTCAAAGCACACGAGCAGATCCACAGACGAGAGCGAGCGGACAcgggcagcggcagcagcagcagcagcagtagtgatggcggcagcagcagc